A genomic region of Arachis stenosperma cultivar V10309 chromosome 9, arast.V10309.gnm1.PFL2, whole genome shotgun sequence contains the following coding sequences:
- the LOC130949083 gene encoding protein FAR1-RELATED SEQUENCE 5-like — MSIKEDDVKNDSDNDLGDDFDYQPNAEDDADDDDVDSLDSTSKSEEVYGVKRIADLMVEDIWNLKFRTEDEACQFYNAYSCWHGFVMRKDDVVRDNQGRIISRQLVCNKEGWRNMRYLDLDDRSREARSLTRTKCPARLRVKLDYDCGRWKVSCFVESHNHDLTPPQFAHLVSANRRLTVTDRVQVENLHNFGVKSCHIMGYIAFQKGGYHHAGFTRKDLYNHIDRYRRAKVKNGDANAAINYLIDIVAFDSTYKKNKYNKPLVIFSGCNHHGQTVIFGSGLLSDETTETYKWLLETFVEAMGGKSPKAIITDGDLAMRDAIKNVLPDATHRLCGWHLQRNACENIKNPNFLRDFKGLIYDNNDQRDFDRRWAAILDKHNLLGSTWMEKTYETREMWSHCFLRDKFFGYIRTTSRCEGINSLIRFYVNRKNTLIDFMHNLDRALKEYRNNELIVDFKSQCSEPVMLTSLEVYERSASCYFTRNIFKEIRNEIQRAGALNITVLSTTLDKVEFSVTALGDPAKDRRVEVDRGKNLFSCSCKLFESRGISCSHIFCAMKFENILEFPDSLIYKRWTKNAKNEFISTEMPVNDDIERVLKFRVGVLASNCNKLCDIACKDLADFDEVQSELVNLVIRLQSRKQGKSTPNVNVEGINDPFVVKSKGAPSKRSSWRKKRACSNCHKYGHYYKRCLDLMQHRVEGNPRNRSYDNASAKDSGFSPERFANSSRSFSIKSEHHSGPNTKHFKKGGTRKFTTTGMRNRKGKDNTFVEVKESQQDKRHSFTNYECDNDVIDDKCDTRHVQMDVRDQLPSSLSCGNKQGLYMALFASMHRTL; from the exons TGAAGTTTAGGACGGAGGATGAGGCTTGCCAATTTTATAACGCTTATTCTTGTTGGCATGGATTTGTAATGAGGAAGGACGACGTGGTTAGGGATAATCAAGGTAGAATCATTAGCAGGCAACTTGTTTGCAACAAAGAGGGCTGGAGAAATATGAGGTATCTCGATCTGGATGATAGATCAAGGGAGGCAAGGTCACTAACGCGAACCAAGTGTCCAGCTCGGCTTAGGGTAAAGCTTGACTACGACTGCGGTAGATGGAAGGTATCATGTTTTGTGGAATCTCACAACCACGATCTGACGCCACCCCAATTTGCGCATCTGGTATCGGCCAATCGTCGTCTTACTGTGACTGATAGAGTCCAAGTGGAAAATCTTCATAATTTTGGTGTCAAGAGCTGCCATATTATGGGGTATATTGCATTCCAGAAGGGTGGATATCATCATGCTGGCTTCACACGGAAAGATTTGTACAACCACATCGATCGCTATCGTCGGGCAAAAGTTAAAAACGGGGATGCCAATGCGGCAATAAACTATTTGATTG ATATTGTTGCCTTTGATTCAACCTACAAGAAGAATAAATACAACAAGCCTTTGGTCATTTTCTCTGGATGCAATCATCACGGGCAGACTGTTATCTTCGGCTCCGGCCTACTATCCGACGAAACCACAGAGACGTATAAGTGGTTGTTGGAAACCTTTGTTGAAGCGATGGGTGGGAAAAGTCCaaaagcaataataactgaCGGAGACCTTGCCATGCGAGATGCAATCAAGAATGTTCTGCCTGATGCGACCCATCGGTTATGCGGCTGGCATCTGCAGAGAAATGCATGTGAAAATATAAAGAATCCTAATTTCCTACGCGATTTTAAGGGTCTTATATACGACAACAACGACCAGAGAGACTTTGATCGGAGATGGGCAGCCATTTTGGATAAGCACAACCTTCTTGGCAGTACCTGGATGGAAAAGACGTACGAAACTCGTGAGATGTGGTCCCATTGTTTCCTCCGGGATAAGTTTTTCGGTTACATAAGGACGACATCACGTTGTGAAGGTATAAATTCTCTCATCAGATTTTATGTTAATCGCAAGAACACCCTCATTGACTTCATGCATAACCTGGATAGGGCCTTAAAGGAGTATAGAAACAACGAATTAATAGTTGACTTTAAGTCTCAGTGCTCAGAGCCAGTGATGCTTACCTCGTTGGAGGTATATGAAAGATCTGCATCATGTTATTTCACGCGAAACATTTTCAAGGAAATTCGTAATGAGATTCAGAGGGCAGGGGCTTTGAATATAACGGTACTAAGCACAACCTTGGACAAGGTAGAGTTCAGTGTGACTGCTCTCGGAGACCCGGCCAAAGATCGACGGGTGGAAGTCGATAGAGGTAAGAATCTATTCTCGTGCTCGTGCAAGCTGTTTGAATCACGTGGTATTTCCTGTAGTCATATCTTCTGTGCCATGAAGTTCGAAAACATACTTGAGTTTCCAGATTCGTTGATATACAAAAGGTGGACAAAGAATGCAAAGAACGAATTTATTAGCACAGAAATGCCTGTGAATGATGACATCGAAAGGGTCTTAAAGTTTCGAGTTGGAGTGTTGGCATCGAATTGCAACAAGCTGTGTGATATTGCTTGCAAGGATCTTGCAGACTTTGATGAAGTCCAGTCTGAACTTGTCAATTTAGTTATCCGCCTGCAGTCACGCAAACAAGGCAAGTCAACTCCTAATGTTAACGTGGAAGGCATCAACGATCCCTTTGTTGTCAAAAGCAAAGGAGCCCCTTCCAAGAGGTCTTCTTGGAGGAAGAAGAGAGCATGCTCTAATTGCCACAAGTACGGTCATTACTACAAGCGCTGTCTAGATCTGATGCAGCATAGGGTGGAAGGTAATCCTCGCAATCGATCATACGACAATGCATCAGCCAAGGACTCAGGTTTTAGTCCAGAAAGGTTTGCTAATTCTTCGAGGTCATTCTCAATTAAGTCTGAACACCACTCAGGACCTAATACCAAG CATTTTAAAAAGGGTGGAACAAGGAAGTTTACGACGACGGGTATGAGGAACCGGAAGGGTAAAGACAACACTTTTGTCGAG GTGAAGGAGTCACAACAGGacaagagacattcattcaCGAACTATGAATGCGATAATGATGTCATTGATGATAAATGTGACACACGACATGTGCAGATGGATGTCCGAGATCAGTTACCGTCGTCACTGTCTTGTGGCAACAAACAAGGATTGTACATGGCATTGTTCGCGTCGATGCATAGGACACTTTGA